The Actinomycetes bacterium nucleotide sequence CGTGGGACAAGCGTATGCATTGGGCGGCGTCGTTCTTCGACGAGCATCCGGCCGTTGACGGGTGGCGACCGGTGGTCGGGCCTCACACGATCTACACCGTCGAGCCACCACACCTGCGCGAGGCGGCAGACCTCGCCCGCTCGGTGGGCGCCGTGATGCACATCCATGCCGGCGAGACAGCGGACGAGGTCGAGATGGTCACGGGCACCTACGGCGCCCGGCCCCTCGAGCTGCTCGGCGACCTGGGCGTGCTGGGCGGTGACACGGTCATTGCCCACGGCGTGCACCTGCTCGACCACGAGATCGAACTGCTGGCCTCCACGGGCACCTCGGTGGCGCACTGCCCGGCGAGCAACCTCAAGCTCGCATCCGGCATCGCCCCGGTGCAGCGGCTGCGCAACGCGGGAGTGACGGTTGCCCTCGGTACCGACGGGGCGGCTTCGTCCAACGACCTTGACCTTCTCGGAGCGGCCCGCCTCGCCGCCTTGCTGCACAAGGCCGCCGGCCCCGATGGGCCCGATGCGACCATTCTGGCCGCCCCGGAGGTGCTCGACATGGCGACTCGCCAGGGCGCCGAGGCGCTTGGCGTCGCCGACCGGCTCGGATCGCTCACGCCGGGGCGTCTGGCGGACGTGGTGGCGCTCGACCTGGACCGGGCGGCCACCCAGCCCGTGCATGACGTGTGCTCCGCGATCGTGTACGCAGCGGGCCGCGACAACGTGACCGATGTTTGGTCATCCGGTCGCCGGGTCGTGCGCGGCGGTCGGCACCAGCTCGTCGACGAGGCCGACGTAGTACGCGACCTGCGCTCCCTCGGTGCCGTCGTCGAGGGGTGATCAGCTCTCTGGTTCGTCCGGCCCGTCGAGTTCGGTGGCGAAGAGGTGTGGGAACACCCTTGACACCTTCGCGGTGAGGTAGTCGCCGTACACCGTCGGGCCCTCGAAGACGCTTTCACCATCCCACCGGGTCGATATGCGCGGATCCCGACTGCCCGCCCCGTCCAACGCTGCGATCGGCTCGACCACCGCGTCCCAGGACGGGTCGAGGAACAGCGGCATGGATATCCGGTCCCTCTCGGGCCGCGACACGCGGTGCGGAGTCGAGCGATACCGCCCGCCGGTGACGCGTTCGATCATGTCGCCGAGATTGCACACGAGTGCGTCGGGATCCGGCGGCACGTCCAACCAGCCGTCGGGACCGTGGACCTGCAGGCCGCCGGTGTCGTCCTGGGCGAGCAGTGTGAGCAGTCCGTAGTCGGTGTGCTCGGCAACGCCCCAGTCCGAGTCGGCGAGGGCCGGTGCCGCCGGGTAGTGGAAGATCCTGAACAGCACGACTGGATCTGCGCACCACCGCTCGAAGTGGTCCTCTGCCAGGCCCAGCCCGAGGGCCATCGCCCGCAACACGACCATGCCCACCTCGCTCACCTGCTGGATCCACTGCTCCACCAGCGGTCCGAGCCGTTGTGGGTGGCTGGGGTGCAGGTTGGGGCCATGCATGGGCAGCTGCTGGCGGACGGCCGGGTGCGTAGCGTCGAGGTGTCTGCCGAAGTAGTAGCCCTCCTTGGCATCCGGCACACCGGAGGTGAGTTCGCCGCCCGGCGGAAACCAGCCGCGCCAGGCCCTCCCTCCGTGCGCCATAGAGACCCGCTGCTTCTCGGCCGCCGGCAGGGCGAAGAACTCCTTCGAGGCGTCCAGGAGGGACCGGCGCAGGGCCGGGTCGATGTCGTGGCCGACCACCTGGAAGAACCCGATGCCCGAGCAGGCTCGCGCGATCCGCTTCACGGCCGAGGACCGTGAAGTAGATGTGCTCCCGGCACCGTGGAAGTCCCGGAGGTCTATTGTCGGAACAAGCATCGGAGTTGGAGCCTTGCACAGTGCTGCCATGGCTTGACGTGGTGCACGCGGGGTAGTCAGACTTGTGGTTCGGTCCTTCTCGGGCGAGTCGGGCCTTCGGAGGGAATCGCTGTGTCTGCACTGCGTTTGCGGGGAAGAATCGGGATCGCGCTGGTTGCCAGCGCGCTGTTGGCCGCGCTGATGGTGCCCGGCGCCGATGCTGCCGTCGTGGCCGAGCCCGGACCGATCCAGATCGTTCCCTACTCGGGCTACCTGAAGCTCAAGGACACGATGATCGACCTCACGCCCACCGGTCTGCCCCAGTGTTCCAACTTCGGAGACGACGACGGCGACAACCTGCCTGACCTCCTCGATCCGGGTTGCGCGGTCGGCCCCAATGGTGAACCGGCCGAGGCTGACGACTCCGAGCTCGTGGCCGGCCACCAGCCCATGGAGGAAACGGTGCTCATCGGCTCGATCGACGCCGATGGCAACGTAGTGATGCCCAAGTCCACGGTCCAGTTCCCAAAGGCGTTCATCGCGGTGCAGGGCAGCGTGGTGACCGCTCAGGTCATCCCCACCCATGACGCCGAGGGCACGGTCAACCCCGTGACCGGC carries:
- a CDS encoding amidohydrolase family protein, whose amino-acid sequence is MADEDQHGSVELVRAAWVVPVEGDVVTDGAVAISGADLVAVGPFGEVRAQFPDAPVEHLRSHALIPGLVNAHTHLGMTMFRGVADDRTLAEFLDTVIPLEGRLLGAERVGTATRAALVESHLGGVTTALDMYFFAPAVLEAAEETGGRVFTGPVILDAAGPDAPPGSWDKRMHWAASFFDEHPAVDGWRPVVGPHTIYTVEPPHLREAADLARSVGAVMHIHAGETADEVEMVTGTYGARPLELLGDLGVLGGDTVIAHGVHLLDHEIELLASTGTSVAHCPASNLKLASGIAPVQRLRNAGVTVALGTDGAASSNDLDLLGAARLAALLHKAAGPDGPDATILAAPEVLDMATRQGAEALGVADRLGSLTPGRLADVVALDLDRAATQPVHDVCSAIVYAAGRDNVTDVWSSGRRVVRGGRHQLVDEADVVRDLRSLGAVVEG
- a CDS encoding isopenicillin N synthase family oxygenase yields the protein MLVPTIDLRDFHGAGSTSTSRSSAVKRIARACSGIGFFQVVGHDIDPALRRSLLDASKEFFALPAAEKQRVSMAHGGRAWRGWFPPGGELTSGVPDAKEGYYFGRHLDATHPAVRQQLPMHGPNLHPSHPQRLGPLVEQWIQQVSEVGMVVLRAMALGLGLAEDHFERWCADPVVLFRIFHYPAAPALADSDWGVAEHTDYGLLTLLAQDDTGGLQVHGPDGWLDVPPDPDALVCNLGDMIERVTGGRYRSTPHRVSRPERDRISMPLFLDPSWDAVVEPIAALDGAGSRDPRISTRWDGESVFEGPTVYGDYLTAKVSRVFPHLFATELDGPDEPES